One window of the Tautonia marina genome contains the following:
- a CDS encoding DotU family type IV/VI secretion system protein: MTDAFADLIHPYFEHVIALQDRLAWGESPSIDVVKTELLGYLDKIENRAATSPQLSQDFAMVKYGLVAWTDEVLTDSEWGQSVDWGAQEQILEWDLYRSNLRAEKFYDMAAQAERRGTPDTIEVYLLCVALGFRGRMALLDEDQLLHWVSQLYERVLQASPVSSKPVFPEMPPDANPRSIGTLRGAGLLVTISSLVAISALITLAFYILSVHLDYAR, translated from the coding sequence ATGACCGATGCGTTCGCTGATCTGATCCACCCATACTTCGAGCACGTTATCGCCCTCCAGGACCGTCTGGCTTGGGGAGAGTCTCCTTCGATCGACGTGGTGAAGACCGAATTGCTCGGCTATCTCGACAAGATCGAGAATCGAGCAGCCACTAGCCCTCAGCTCTCTCAGGACTTCGCCATGGTCAAGTACGGACTCGTGGCCTGGACCGACGAGGTCTTGACCGACTCTGAGTGGGGCCAATCGGTCGACTGGGGTGCCCAGGAGCAGATTCTTGAGTGGGACCTTTACCGGAGTAACCTTCGAGCAGAAAAATTCTACGACATGGCCGCGCAAGCCGAACGCCGAGGGACTCCCGACACGATTGAGGTCTACTTGCTCTGCGTCGCCCTCGGTTTTCGAGGCCGGATGGCCTTGCTTGACGAGGATCAGTTGCTTCACTGGGTCAGCCAACTCTATGAACGGGTTCTCCAGGCCAGTCCCGTCTCGTCGAAACCGGTCTTCCCAGAGATGCCTCCAGATGCCAATCCTCGATCCATCGGAACGCTTCGCGGTGCCGGATTGCTGGTAACGATCAGTTCCCTCGTCGCCATCTCAGCCCTGATCACCCTGGCCTTTTACATTCTGTCAGTGCATCTCGACTACGCTCGATGA
- the tssK gene encoding type VI secretion system baseplate subunit TssK produces MSKRAVHWYEGMFLKPHHFQAADRFQRDRLRESEDWLHPHNWGLRAVEIDPDAIANFTFILRSCQARFKDGTTLNVPGEATVDPLDLRPVLSTHPEATISLAVPTWQPGRANVALSASTDGPRYLIDTVEQPDENTGGDEEGIEFRRVQARLLASHVDATGYETLPLARVARSASADAPPQIVRSYTPPILGIDGWAPLHDEVQSVFQMLRAWIDQEAGYLVGRKISFESQVIGESDRILKLTTVNGAFSALQSVLFTRGLHPIHVYSELCRLLGQLSIFDDARRPIDVPTYDHDEIGPIYARVIAEIRRLIGGGRGPEWTKRYFQLEGRRFQVHLDTDWLRETTKLYIGVETVELNDAECDELMRGTNWKLGAGEQVGEIFRQGQSGLGLQPLNRIPPALPRNVVYFEVQKKEPYWRDVLRTRTLGLRFNLEGGSFLGDTEAKQLVALPRPRVGSLVELQFAVYVIPHA; encoded by the coding sequence ATGTCGAAGCGAGCTGTCCACTGGTATGAGGGGATGTTCCTCAAGCCCCACCACTTCCAGGCCGCCGATCGCTTCCAGCGAGATCGGCTCCGGGAGTCGGAGGACTGGCTTCACCCGCACAACTGGGGCCTTCGCGCAGTCGAAATCGACCCTGACGCGATCGCGAATTTCACCTTCATCCTCCGATCCTGCCAGGCTCGGTTCAAGGACGGGACAACCTTGAATGTTCCGGGGGAAGCCACCGTCGATCCGCTCGACCTTCGGCCCGTCCTCTCCACCCATCCCGAGGCGACAATTTCTCTGGCGGTCCCTACCTGGCAACCCGGTCGTGCAAATGTCGCTCTTTCGGCCTCGACCGATGGTCCCCGTTATCTCATTGATACCGTCGAGCAGCCAGACGAGAACACCGGCGGAGACGAGGAGGGGATTGAGTTCCGCAGGGTCCAGGCTCGCCTGCTGGCATCACATGTTGACGCAACCGGCTATGAAACCCTGCCGCTGGCTCGGGTTGCCCGATCGGCTTCGGCCGATGCCCCACCTCAGATCGTCCGATCGTACACCCCTCCCATTCTCGGAATCGACGGTTGGGCCCCCCTTCATGACGAGGTTCAATCGGTCTTCCAGATGTTGCGGGCCTGGATTGACCAGGAGGCTGGCTATCTTGTCGGGCGGAAAATCTCCTTTGAAAGCCAGGTCATCGGCGAATCGGATCGGATTCTCAAGCTGACCACCGTCAACGGCGCGTTCTCGGCATTGCAGTCGGTCCTGTTCACCAGAGGTCTGCATCCGATCCACGTCTACAGCGAACTCTGTCGGCTCCTCGGCCAGCTCTCGATCTTTGACGACGCGAGACGTCCAATCGACGTACCCACGTACGACCATGATGAAATTGGTCCAATCTATGCGCGAGTGATCGCCGAAATTCGCCGTCTGATCGGTGGTGGCCGAGGGCCAGAATGGACCAAGCGTTACTTCCAGCTCGAAGGCAGACGGTTTCAGGTGCATCTTGACACCGACTGGTTGCGAGAAACGACCAAACTTTACATCGGAGTCGAGACCGTTGAACTGAACGACGCCGAATGCGACGAGCTGATGCGAGGAACCAACTGGAAGCTCGGGGCAGGGGAGCAGGTCGGCGAGATTTTCCGCCAGGGGCAATCCGGTCTTGGCCTCCAGCCACTGAACCGGATCCCACCGGCATTGCCTCGCAATGTCGTTTACTTTGAAGTCCAGAAAAAGGAACCCTACTGGCGCGATGTCTTGCGAACCCGAACACTCGGGCTTCGCTTCAACCTTGAAGGTGGTTCATTCCTGGGCGATACCGAAGCCAAACAACTGGTCGCCCTCCCCCGCCCTCGGGTCGGATCGCTCGTGGAGTTGCAGTTCGCTGTCTATGTCATTCCCCACGCCTAG